The proteins below are encoded in one region of Myxococcales bacterium:
- a CDS encoding ABC transporter ATP-binding protein, whose translation MEDAVRAVDLSKTYGTGPAAVKALDHVSLTIARGTVAALLGPSGSGKSTLIKALGFVSPADTGEVFFGGRLVVKDGVPLADLAALRRRHLGFVFQKANLTSFLTARENVEIACEFGGKSDGRKRARELLEYLDVAGRERSYPEMLSGGEQQRVAIARALANEPSLILADEPTAALDSVRSRSVMELFRKVAHDRGAAVLVVTHDHRALEVFDVLYEMEDGRIRPHQQERPVPAAAP comes from the coding sequence ATGGAAGACGCAGTCCGCGCCGTGGACCTGAGCAAAACGTACGGAACTGGGCCGGCCGCGGTGAAGGCTTTGGACCACGTCAGCCTGACGATCGCCCGCGGGACGGTCGCCGCATTGCTTGGGCCGAGCGGTTCAGGCAAGTCCACCCTCATCAAGGCCTTGGGCTTCGTCTCGCCGGCCGATACGGGTGAGGTGTTTTTCGGGGGGCGCCTCGTCGTGAAGGACGGCGTTCCGCTGGCAGACCTTGCCGCGCTGCGCAGGCGTCACCTTGGCTTCGTGTTCCAGAAGGCGAATCTCACGTCGTTCCTCACGGCGAGGGAGAACGTGGAGATCGCCTGCGAGTTCGGTGGCAAGAGCGATGGCAGAAAGCGTGCTCGTGAGCTGCTCGAGTACCTCGATGTTGCCGGACGGGAGCGCTCGTACCCCGAGATGCTCAGCGGCGGCGAGCAGCAGCGCGTGGCCATCGCTAGAGCCTTGGCGAACGAACCTTCGCTGATCCTCGCGGACGAACCGACCGCCGCACTCGACAGCGTTCGCAGCCGAAGCGTCATGGAGCTATTCCGAAAAGTCGCGCACGACCGCGGCGCTGCGGTCTTGGTGGTCACCCACGACCACCGAGCGCTCGAGGTGTTCGATGTGCTCTACGAGATGGAGGATGGGCGGATCCGCCCCCATCAACAGGAGCGCCCGGTGCCGGCTGCCGCGCCATGA